The Gemmatimonadaceae bacterium genome has a segment encoding these proteins:
- a CDS encoding alanine racemase, whose product MPFSALETPVPLVDLGRLARNLDRAAGYAREHGLALRPHVKTHKSPFVAAEQLQRGASGLTCATPFEAEVMSSVCDDVLVAYPPVGAPRARRIAALPPGINVTVALDSVRALDDLHAAAKMADRPIGVLVELDLGMHRVGVADVADAVELARAVRARPPLQWKGIAFYPGHIRQSVATQDDAIGQLNDALGLALAVFRTARFDPAIVSGGSTPTLWRTHELRGLTEFRPGTYVYNDRTTAAIGACAVQDCALTVLATVVSTAVPGQAVVDAGSKALGRELMRGADGLGFGALLEHPSVVVRSMSEEHGILDLNATDWRPEVGDMVRIIPNHVCIVTHLHDLVYGVRDYAVETSWQVAARGRGYDPITQTGRSS is encoded by the coding sequence ATGCCATTCTCCGCTCTCGAAACTCCGGTGCCGCTGGTGGATCTCGGGCGGCTCGCGCGCAACCTCGACCGCGCCGCCGGCTACGCGCGCGAACACGGCCTGGCCCTGCGCCCGCACGTGAAGACGCACAAATCGCCGTTCGTCGCCGCCGAACAGTTGCAGCGCGGCGCCTCGGGATTGACGTGCGCGACGCCGTTCGAGGCCGAGGTGATGTCCAGCGTGTGCGACGACGTGCTCGTCGCCTACCCGCCAGTGGGGGCGCCCCGGGCGCGGCGGATCGCCGCGCTTCCCCCGGGGATCAACGTCACCGTGGCGCTCGATTCGGTGCGCGCCCTCGATGATCTTCACGCCGCGGCCAAGATGGCCGACCGCCCGATCGGCGTGCTCGTGGAACTCGATCTCGGTATGCATCGCGTGGGCGTGGCCGATGTCGCGGACGCCGTCGAACTGGCGCGCGCCGTCCGCGCGCGCCCGCCCCTGCAATGGAAGGGCATCGCGTTCTACCCCGGCCACATCCGGCAATCCGTGGCCACGCAGGACGATGCGATCGGGCAACTGAACGATGCGCTCGGCCTCGCGCTGGCGGTGTTCCGCACGGCCCGCTTCGATCCGGCAATCGTGAGCGGTGGTTCGACGCCCACCCTCTGGCGCACGCACGAGCTGCGAGGCCTCACCGAATTCCGGCCGGGGACCTACGTCTACAACGATCGCACGACCGCGGCCATCGGCGCATGCGCCGTCCAGGACTGTGCACTCACCGTGCTTGCGACCGTGGTGAGCACGGCCGTCCCCGGCCAGGCCGTGGTCGACGCCGGCAGCAAAGCGCTCGGCCGCGAACTCATGCGCGGCGCCGACGGCTTAGGATTCGGCGCGCTTCTCGAGCACCCGTCGGTCGTCGTGAGATCCATGTCGGAGGAACACGGTATCCTGGACCTGAACGCCACGGACTGGCGCCCCGAAGTCGGCGACATGGTACGGATCATCCCGAACCACGTCTGCATCGTGACCCACCTGCACGACCTCGTGTATGGCGTGCGAGATTACGCCGTCGAAACCAGTTGGCAAGTTGCTGCTCGCGGACGCGGATACGACCCCATAACCCAGACCGGTCGGTCGTCCTAG
- a CDS encoding fatty acid desaturase, producing MTAAPNTGTAPTSAPDTRANLAWREMVTPFEAPSLVRSIWQVASTLVPLALALYLMYRSLALPYWVTLLLAIPTAGLTVRTFTIMHDCAHGSLFEQRWANDVVGWFTGVLALTPYVQWRRDHVLHHASSGDLNRRGHGDVWTLTVREYQALSRLGKLRYRLFRHPLVLFGLGPLQLALGQRWRSRSTATGKKEQASVRETDLALVALVFGFSALIGPLAVVEIYVPVFMIAGAAGIWLFYVQHQFEDTYWAEHKDWDYVTASIRGSSYYKLPAVLNWFTCNIGLHHVHHLSPRIPNYRLHECHAANERLQEATTIGILESRKSVRLTLWDEDAHRLVGWDALRRGAPVAGT from the coding sequence ATGACGGCCGCCCCCAATACCGGCACCGCGCCCACGTCGGCGCCCGATACCCGAGCGAATCTCGCCTGGCGCGAGATGGTGACCCCGTTCGAAGCGCCGTCGCTCGTGCGCAGCATCTGGCAGGTCGCGAGCACGCTTGTCCCACTCGCTTTGGCGCTGTACCTGATGTATCGAAGCCTCGCGCTCCCCTACTGGGTGACGCTGCTGCTCGCCATTCCGACCGCTGGCCTCACCGTGCGCACGTTCACCATCATGCACGACTGCGCCCACGGCTCGCTGTTCGAACAGCGGTGGGCCAACGACGTCGTCGGATGGTTCACCGGCGTGCTCGCCCTCACGCCGTACGTTCAGTGGCGGCGCGACCACGTGCTCCACCATGCCTCGTCGGGCGATCTCAATCGCCGCGGCCACGGTGACGTGTGGACGCTCACCGTGCGCGAGTACCAGGCGCTCTCGCGCCTGGGCAAGCTCCGCTACCGGTTGTTCCGCCATCCGCTGGTGCTGTTCGGACTCGGGCCGCTCCAACTCGCGTTGGGCCAGCGCTGGCGCTCGCGGAGCACAGCCACGGGCAAGAAAGAGCAGGCCAGCGTCCGCGAAACCGACCTCGCGCTCGTCGCGCTCGTCTTCGGCTTCTCGGCGCTCATTGGCCCGCTGGCCGTGGTCGAGATCTACGTGCCCGTGTTCATGATCGCCGGCGCGGCCGGCATCTGGCTGTTCTACGTGCAGCATCAGTTCGAAGACACGTACTGGGCCGAGCACAAGGACTGGGACTACGTCACCGCGTCCATTCGCGGCAGTTCGTACTACAAGCTTCCGGCCGTGCTCAACTGGTTCACCTGCAACATCGGGCTGCACCACGTGCACCATCTGAGTCCGCGCATTCCGAATTACCGGCTCCACGAGTGCCACGCTGCCAACGAGCGGCTCCAGGAGGCCACCACGATCGGCATCCTCGAGAGCCGCAAGAGCGTTCGGCTCACATTGTGGGACGAGGATGCGCACCGGCTGGTGGGATGGGACGCCCTGCGGCGCGGCGCTCCAGTCGCCGGGACGTAG